Proteins co-encoded in one uncultured Draconibacterium sp. genomic window:
- a CDS encoding RagB/SusD family nutrient uptake outer membrane protein, producing the protein MKIDKILILLFLVVVGFACQDELDTNPTDSTSGDVLFSDVQKANVALNGIYRAMYVADEWSVNWADEEFGVTAFILTYDLMGEDMTQNEGGSGWFWFDYMYNVKSDYTHKSGRPYSVWFFYYTVISNANSIIAAQENITGAPSEISSLIGQAYALRAYAYFSLIRFYQQTYVGNEDAPGVPIYTEPTTNASEGSPRGTVANVYTQIEADIQQALTLLDPDVAAPRTHPSHIDYYVANGLKAQVALEKQDWATAESAATVAMSGGTTMLSRENLANGFAFNDANSGAVLWGLQIISEHINDTESLFGHMDASTSGYAENARKCVSSWLYNQMADTDVRKQMWWNGPLEEDAPLGTQLSYNQFKFQFSDPTNALGDYILMRHEEMMLIKAEALCMQSRYGEARTILAELMAERDPGYDISGLTDANTLTVNDANGPTTPLGGSSTLLDEIILQRRIELWGEVGRILDIKRLKTGFSRNFEGSNHTQKLLSRNTLDPEYPDFVMSIPQSEFDGNNNMDEVSDQNPWADN; encoded by the coding sequence ATGAAAATAGATAAGATCCTTATCCTGTTATTTCTGGTAGTTGTAGGTTTTGCCTGCCAGGATGAACTGGACACAAATCCTACAGACAGTACGTCGGGTGATGTATTATTCTCCGATGTTCAGAAAGCGAATGTGGCACTAAACGGAATTTACCGTGCCATGTACGTGGCCGACGAGTGGTCGGTGAACTGGGCCGACGAAGAGTTCGGGGTTACAGCTTTTATACTAACCTACGACCTAATGGGCGAAGATATGACTCAGAACGAAGGCGGTAGCGGCTGGTTCTGGTTCGATTACATGTACAATGTAAAATCGGATTATACCCATAAGAGCGGCCGTCCTTATTCGGTGTGGTTTTTCTACTACACAGTTATTTCAAATGCCAACTCAATTATTGCGGCACAAGAAAATATAACCGGCGCACCATCAGAAATCAGCAGCCTTATAGGACAGGCCTATGCTTTGCGCGCTTATGCTTATTTCAGCCTCATCCGTTTCTATCAGCAAACTTATGTGGGCAACGAAGATGCTCCTGGAGTGCCAATTTATACCGAGCCAACTACCAATGCTTCTGAAGGAAGTCCGAGAGGTACCGTGGCCAATGTTTACACTCAAATTGAAGCTGATATTCAGCAGGCACTAACATTGCTTGATCCTGATGTAGCAGCACCACGTACCCATCCGTCGCATATTGATTACTATGTTGCCAACGGATTAAAAGCTCAGGTAGCCTTAGAAAAGCAAGATTGGGCAACTGCCGAATCGGCTGCAACTGTTGCCATGAGTGGAGGAACAACAATGCTTTCGCGCGAAAATCTGGCCAATGGTTTTGCGTTTAACGATGCCAACTCAGGAGCCGTACTATGGGGATTACAAATTATTTCCGAACATATAAACGACACCGAATCGTTATTTGGACATATGGATGCCAGCACATCGGGATATGCCGAAAATGCTCGTAAATGCGTGAGCTCCTGGTTATATAACCAAATGGCCGATACCGATGTAAGAAAACAAATGTGGTGGAACGGCCCGCTTGAAGAAGATGCTCCGTTGGGAACACAGTTAAGCTATAACCAGTTTAAATTCCAGTTCTCTGATCCGACAAACGCTTTGGGCGACTATATTCTGATGCGTCACGAAGAAATGATGCTGATTAAAGCAGAAGCGCTTTGTATGCAAAGCAGATATGGAGAAGCACGAACTATTCTGGCAGAACTGATGGCAGAGCGTGATCCTGGTTATGATATTTCGGGATTGACAGATGCCAACACTCTTACCGTTAACGATGCAAACGGCCCAACAACTCCGCTGGGAGGTTCGTCAACTTTGCTCGATGAGATTATCCTGCAACGACGTATTGAATTATGGGGCGAAGTAGGCCGTATTCTTGATATCAAACGTCTAAAAACGGGATTCTCCCGTAATTTCGAAGGCAGTAACCACACACAAAAACTACTGTCGCGCAATACGCTCGATCCGGAATATCCTGATTTTGTGATGTCGATACCTCAATCAGAATTTGACGGGAACAATAACATGGATGAAGTTAGTGATCAAAATCCGTGGGCTGATAATTAA
- a CDS encoding GNAT family protein translates to MSNSEINYMETERLNLSEIDMGDLDKLHHLHSIYEVDEFNTLGIPESIKETEQFIMQQLEVRSKTPRSSYMWKVLLRETGDFIGVAGLSLSNNKFKLGEIYYKLDPAFWGKGYATELAKRLVLLGFNTFGLHKVEAGVAAENEKSVRVLEKIGMTREGLRRKILPIRGEWKDNYHYAIVEDDPRNY, encoded by the coding sequence ATGAGTAATTCTGAAATAAATTATATGGAAACCGAACGGTTGAACTTATCAGAGATTGACATGGGAGACCTGGATAAACTACATCATCTGCATTCAATTTATGAAGTGGATGAATTTAACACTCTCGGAATTCCTGAGTCGATAAAAGAGACTGAACAATTTATAATGCAACAGTTAGAGGTTAGAAGCAAAACACCACGGAGTTCGTACATGTGGAAGGTACTATTAAGAGAGACAGGAGATTTTATTGGTGTGGCAGGTTTGTCATTGTCGAATAATAAATTTAAGCTTGGTGAGATTTATTATAAACTCGATCCTGCTTTTTGGGGAAAAGGTTATGCAACGGAGCTTGCAAAAAGATTGGTACTGCTGGGTTTTAATACTTTTGGCTTACACAAAGTGGAGGCTGGTGTAGCCGCCGAAAACGAAAAATCGGTGCGGGTGCTGGAAAAAATTGGCATGACCCGTGAAGGGCTTCGAAGAAAAATATTGCCCATACGCGGAGAGTGGAAGGACAATTACCATTATGCCATTGTTGAAGACGATCCGCGCAATTATTAA
- a CDS encoding peptidylprolyl isomerase, translating to MRKAIIFFIPVLMFVFQVSGQELPSVEIKSDLGNIVVEIDTINAPLTAKNFLQHVEGGTYNNALFYRVVRMDNQPNNNAKIEVIQGGIYTEPRFEAIKPIAHETTETTGLKHLDGTLSMARMEPGTASTEFFICVGDQPELDFGGKRNADGQGFAAFGQVVSGMEVVRKIQQQKDNQQTLVEKVEIKEIRLK from the coding sequence ATGAGGAAAGCCATAATCTTTTTTATTCCTGTTCTGATGTTCGTCTTTCAAGTCAGTGGACAGGAGCTTCCAAGCGTTGAAATAAAATCTGATCTCGGGAATATTGTTGTTGAAATTGACACAATAAATGCTCCGCTAACCGCTAAAAACTTTTTACAGCACGTTGAAGGGGGCACCTACAACAATGCGCTGTTTTACCGTGTGGTAAGGATGGATAACCAGCCCAACAACAATGCGAAAATTGAGGTAATACAAGGAGGTATTTACACTGAGCCACGATTTGAAGCTATAAAACCAATTGCACACGAAACGACCGAAACTACAGGATTAAAGCATCTTGACGGTACATTGTCGATGGCACGAATGGAACCGGGAACTGCATCCACCGAATTCTTTATTTGTGTGGGCGATCAACCGGAGCTGGATTTTGGCGGTAAACGAAATGCTGACGGACAAGGTTTTGCAGCTTTTGGTCAGGTGGTTTCAGGAATGGAAGTGGTGCGCAAAATTCAACAGCAAAAAGATAACCAGCAAACGCTTGTTGAGAAAGTCGAGATTAAAGAAATACGGTTGAAGTAA
- a CDS encoding S28 family serine protease gives MKKFQILLVLLLLSAVTFSQNSLKAFLENQPEIKSVQEMPHTDFFAAKYKVMVEQPVDHTDPSKGTFLQRVLIADKGIDQPVVFITEGYNGGYSENPNYINELCPIFDANQICMDHRYFGESMPEPLNYDYLTVHNAAADHHHIIQMMKKYYSGKWVSTGISKGGQTTVYHRWLYSNDVDVSVPYVGPLNFGVEDGRHEPFIANTTGTPEGRAKVRAFQLHILKNREIYLPLLEKYCKDKNLHPLLNNDELLDYVVLEFSYGFWQYDNSLNDIPELSAPAEDLLAELVKVSSPMYLSSEGVNIFKSFYVQAAHELGYYGYDVKPFKDHLSIKSAEGWLNRIYLPELDIKYNKKTAKQVEKFIKKTDAKILFIYGEWDPWSASAFEVPNKANFLKIVKPKGSHSTRIGNLPEEQKQQVKETLEDWLNMEVHIEL, from the coding sequence ATGAAGAAATTTCAAATCTTACTGGTTCTGCTGTTGCTGTCGGCAGTAACATTCTCACAAAATTCGCTTAAAGCATTTCTCGAAAATCAACCCGAAATTAAAAGTGTGCAAGAAATGCCCCACACCGACTTTTTTGCAGCCAAATACAAAGTAATGGTAGAGCAGCCGGTAGATCATACTGACCCATCAAAAGGCACATTTTTGCAGCGGGTACTGATTGCCGATAAAGGCATTGACCAACCAGTGGTATTTATTACCGAAGGTTACAATGGTGGTTATTCCGAAAATCCAAATTATATAAACGAACTGTGCCCCATTTTTGATGCCAACCAGATTTGTATGGATCACCGTTACTTTGGCGAATCGATGCCGGAGCCACTAAACTATGATTACCTGACCGTGCACAATGCTGCTGCCGATCATCACCATATTATTCAGATGATGAAAAAATATTACTCGGGGAAATGGGTAAGCACCGGAATTAGCAAAGGAGGGCAAACTACAGTTTATCATCGCTGGCTTTACTCCAACGATGTTGACGTTTCGGTACCGTATGTGGGTCCGTTGAACTTTGGTGTTGAAGACGGACGGCATGAGCCGTTTATTGCCAATACCACCGGAACTCCTGAAGGCCGGGCAAAGGTTCGGGCATTCCAATTGCATATTCTTAAAAATCGCGAAATTTACCTCCCTCTGCTCGAAAAATATTGCAAGGATAAGAACCTGCATCCCTTATTAAATAATGATGAGCTGCTGGATTATGTAGTACTTGAATTCTCTTACGGTTTCTGGCAATACGACAATTCGCTGAATGATATTCCGGAATTGAGTGCACCGGCAGAAGATTTGCTTGCCGAGCTTGTGAAAGTGTCATCACCGATGTACCTCTCAAGCGAAGGTGTGAATATCTTTAAATCATTTTATGTTCAGGCTGCGCACGAATTGGGATATTACGGCTACGATGTAAAACCGTTTAAAGACCATTTGTCGATTAAAAGTGCAGAAGGTTGGCTGAACCGTATTTACCTGCCCGAACTGGATATAAAATACAACAAGAAAACAGCTAAACAGGTGGAAAAATTTATCAAAAAAACCGATGCCAAAATCTTGTTTATTTATGGAGAGTGGGACCCGTGGTCAGCTTCAGCATTTGAAGTTCCAAACAAAGCAAATTTCCTGAAAATTGTAAAACCCAAAGGAAGTCACAGCACACGAATCGGAAACTTACCAGAAGAACAAAAACAACAGGTAAAAGAAACACTTGAAGATTGGCTGAATATGGAAGTTCATATTGAGCTATAA
- a CDS encoding DMT family transporter, whose amino-acid sequence MQNHFGEIAGVLTAVFWTVTSLAFESAGKKVGSLAVNLIRLVIAFFLVGTYSWISRGFFFPTDASMYAWKWLAFSGLVGFVIGDLLLFQSFVLIGARIAMLLMALAPPFAALIGWLLLGEVLSPQSWLGMVVTMTGIIIVILKREKSEENGVKIRKFKSSYPIQGILLALGGAMGQAAGLVISKKGMGDYDAFSATQIRILAGTVGFSILFVFIKRWPRVWAALKNGPAMKRITLGAFFGPFLGVSFSLLAVQHTQAGIAATLMAIVPVLIIGPSILLFKEKVNWKEILGAVITVAGVAMFFL is encoded by the coding sequence ATGCAAAATCATTTTGGAGAAATAGCCGGAGTTCTCACCGCAGTTTTCTGGACTGTTACATCGCTGGCATTCGAATCGGCCGGGAAAAAAGTCGGCTCGCTGGCCGTGAATTTAATACGTTTGGTAATTGCCTTCTTTTTGGTTGGTACATACAGCTGGATTAGTCGCGGATTTTTCTTCCCAACCGATGCAAGTATGTATGCCTGGAAATGGCTGGCTTTTTCCGGATTGGTTGGTTTTGTTATTGGCGACTTATTACTTTTTCAATCGTTTGTATTGATAGGAGCACGAATTGCCATGTTGTTAATGGCGCTGGCGCCACCTTTTGCTGCACTTATTGGCTGGCTGCTTTTGGGCGAGGTTCTTTCGCCGCAAAGCTGGCTGGGAATGGTAGTAACAATGACCGGGATTATTATTGTTATCCTGAAACGCGAAAAATCGGAAGAAAACGGAGTTAAAATTCGAAAGTTTAAATCGTCGTATCCTATTCAGGGAATTTTACTGGCTTTAGGCGGTGCAATGGGGCAGGCAGCCGGACTGGTAATTAGTAAAAAAGGAATGGGCGATTATGATGCTTTCTCGGCAACACAAATACGAATACTGGCAGGAACGGTGGGATTCTCTATTCTTTTTGTTTTTATAAAACGATGGCCACGTGTTTGGGCGGCTTTAAAAAATGGACCTGCTATGAAACGAATTACGCTTGGAGCTTTCTTTGGTCCGTTCCTTGGTGTTTCCTTTTCGTTGTTGGCAGTTCAACATACGCAAGCCGGAATTGCAGCAACGCTTATGGCCATTGTTCCGGTACTGATTATCGGGCCTTCAATACTATTGTTTAAAGAAAAGGTGAACTGGAAAGAAATTCTGGGGGCAGTAATTACTGTTGCTGGTGTAGCAATGTTCTTTTTGTAG
- a CDS encoding carboxypeptidase-like regulatory domain-containing protein, with product MKYATLIPLLFILLISCEKEEYPGVIRGNVVLTDHYNLVSVESYEDNSGIKISLSDINGIVTKTISDEKGNYELVNIKPGEFKLHFVKDGFSFYEIFDISIEGADTIDLTYSVNNGSIVRLQKTEPLTYQTIKGPYIDSYKGSLPEGPYEGQFGLGYDIVTEIGLSREFKCMAYISTEEDVDYMNYQMAIYCHNMNRKGIGNRILKFNFHDLDRELFPLNTKIYIRYYPYDGDPIIYDPWLNIDKYCTMQYSNSKLVSFIIPDDPMYFEGSPL from the coding sequence ATGAAATACGCAACCTTAATTCCTTTACTCTTTATCCTGTTAATATCATGCGAAAAAGAAGAATATCCGGGAGTGATACGAGGAAATGTAGTGCTAACCGATCATTACAATTTAGTATCCGTAGAGTCCTACGAAGATAATAGCGGAATTAAAATATCGCTATCTGATATAAACGGTATAGTTACAAAAACCATTTCCGATGAAAAGGGTAACTATGAATTAGTGAACATTAAACCGGGAGAGTTTAAATTGCATTTTGTAAAAGATGGTTTTTCATTCTATGAAATCTTTGACATCAGTATTGAAGGTGCAGACACAATCGATCTCACATACTCTGTAAATAACGGCAGTATTGTTCGTTTGCAAAAAACAGAGCCGCTGACTTACCAAACAATTAAAGGGCCATACATTGATTCATATAAAGGGAGCCTCCCTGAAGGTCCATACGAAGGTCAGTTCGGATTGGGTTACGACATTGTAACAGAAATAGGATTATCCAGAGAATTCAAGTGTATGGCGTATATTAGCACCGAGGAAGATGTAGATTACATGAATTATCAGATGGCAATTTACTGTCATAATATGAACAGAAAAGGTATAGGTAACAGAATCTTAAAATTTAATTTTCATGATCTTGACCGCGAACTGTTTCCGTTAAATACAAAAATATATATTCGCTATTATCCGTATGACGGAGATCCGATAATATATGATCCATGGTTAAATATCGATAAGTATTGTACCATGCAGTACAGTAACAGTAAGCTGGTTTCTTTTATAATACCAGATGATCCAATGTATTTTGAAGGTTCTCCATTGTAA
- a CDS encoding TlpA disulfide reductase family protein has protein sequence MRKLLVVILSVVLFACTQQEGYKITVKLDGADGNVVLEQRGTSQWIGIDTAEVVNGVAVLEGEVEFPGMYYISVNGQRNKAIIFVENANISVTGKADSIAVAEITGSSTHDEFKAINDQIQKIGEEYMALYQEARTASASGDTTKAEELMEKVETLYASVGTLQEDFVKANPASYVTPLLLSQIQYEKDEAELETLVSALDPKLDNVPEIVALKEKIEKLKKVAVGQTAPDFTQNDADGNPVKFSDIYSKNELTLIDFWASWCGPCRQENPNVVATYQKYKDQGFNVFGVSLDRDKDAWLKAIEDDGLTWDHVSDLAYWNNAAAKIYAVNSIPASLLVDKNGKIVAKNKRGEELGETVAEFLNK, from the coding sequence ATGAGAAAGTTATTAGTTGTTATTTTAAGTGTAGTCTTGTTTGCCTGCACACAGCAGGAGGGCTACAAAATTACAGTGAAACTTGATGGTGCCGACGGAAATGTGGTACTTGAACAACGTGGTACAAGCCAGTGGATTGGTATAGATACCGCTGAGGTTGTTAACGGAGTTGCTGTATTAGAAGGAGAAGTGGAATTCCCGGGGATGTATTACATCTCGGTAAACGGGCAACGAAATAAAGCCATTATTTTTGTTGAGAACGCCAATATATCTGTAACCGGTAAAGCCGATTCGATTGCCGTTGCCGAGATTACCGGATCTTCTACCCACGATGAGTTTAAGGCGATAAACGATCAAATTCAAAAAATAGGTGAAGAATATATGGCTTTGTATCAGGAAGCACGCACAGCAAGTGCCTCGGGCGATACTACAAAAGCTGAAGAGCTAATGGAAAAGGTTGAAACCTTATACGCGAGCGTTGGTACTTTACAGGAAGACTTTGTGAAAGCCAATCCGGCTTCGTATGTAACACCTTTGTTATTGAGCCAGATTCAGTACGAAAAGGATGAGGCTGAACTTGAAACGCTTGTTTCTGCTCTTGATCCAAAATTGGATAATGTACCTGAAATTGTTGCTTTAAAAGAAAAGATTGAAAAACTGAAAAAGGTAGCCGTTGGACAAACTGCTCCTGATTTTACACAGAATGATGCAGATGGAAATCCGGTGAAATTCTCTGATATCTACTCGAAAAATGAATTGACTCTGATTGACTTTTGGGCATCGTGGTGTGGACCATGTCGTCAAGAAAATCCTAATGTAGTGGCTACCTACCAAAAATACAAAGATCAGGGATTTAACGTATTTGGCGTTTCACTCGACAGAGACAAAGATGCATGGTTAAAAGCAATTGAAGATGATGGATTAACCTGGGATCATGTTTCTGATCTTGCATACTGGAACAATGCAGCTGCAAAAATTTATGCGGTGAATTCTATTCCTGCAAGTTTACTGGTAGATAAAAACGGTAAAATTGTTGCAAAGAATAAACGAGGCGAAGAACTGGGAGAAACAGTTGCTGAGTTTTTGAATAAGTAG
- a CDS encoding patatin-like phospholipase family protein — protein MNKNIALVLSGGGARGMAHIGVIEELEARGYTITSIAGTSMGALVGGIYAAGKLAEFKEWAVSLQRHDMFRMVDFTFGGNGLIKGEKVLTRIQEFVPDKQIEDLPIPYSATAVDLKHREEVVFTQGSLFNAIRASIAIPSVFTPITQDETILVDGGVMNNLPIRNVKRNNGDMLVAVHVNAAIPIPHQFKEKEDGKEKESAYKKWMSEFYDFLNINHPKEKKERLGFLSLIDQSLAAGMLTQVDHAIATGKPDVLINVSRDVCGTYDFYKAKELIEMGRYAAILELDKVKFNG, from the coding sequence ATGAACAAGAATATAGCATTGGTACTTTCTGGCGGAGGAGCACGGGGCATGGCTCACATTGGCGTTATTGAAGAACTTGAAGCACGTGGCTACACGATTACTTCAATTGCCGGCACTTCTATGGGAGCACTGGTTGGAGGGATTTATGCTGCGGGCAAATTAGCAGAATTTAAAGAATGGGCCGTTTCGTTGCAAAGACACGACATGTTTCGTATGGTTGACTTTACTTTTGGCGGCAATGGTTTAATTAAAGGAGAAAAAGTTTTAACACGAATTCAGGAGTTTGTTCCCGACAAGCAAATAGAAGATTTACCAATTCCGTACTCAGCTACCGCAGTAGATTTAAAACACCGCGAGGAAGTTGTTTTTACCCAAGGTAGTTTATTTAACGCCATTCGTGCATCAATAGCTATTCCATCGGTTTTTACGCCAATAACCCAGGATGAGACCATACTGGTTGACGGAGGTGTTATGAATAACTTACCCATAAGGAACGTAAAACGTAATAACGGCGATATGCTGGTTGCGGTACATGTTAATGCAGCTATTCCTATTCCACACCAGTTTAAGGAAAAAGAAGATGGAAAAGAAAAGGAATCGGCCTACAAAAAATGGATGTCTGAATTTTATGATTTCCTGAACATCAATCATCCAAAAGAGAAAAAAGAGCGCCTGGGATTTCTCTCGCTTATCGATCAATCATTAGCCGCCGGAATGTTAACACAAGTGGACCATGCCATTGCCACGGGCAAACCCGATGTTTTAATTAATGTTTCGCGCGATGTCTGTGGAACTTACGATTTTTACAAAGCTAAGGAGCTAATTGAAATGGGACGTTATGCCGCTATTCTTGAACTTGACAAAGTAAAATTCAATGGCTGA
- the asnB gene encoding asparagine synthase B — MCGIVGAFDLKVKAEDLRPQVLMMSKKVRHRGPDWSGIYCGEKAIIAHERLSIVDPESGGQPLFSKNGKLILGVNGEIYNHQEIRKRYEGKYDFLTKSDCEVILALYNDKKEKFLDEMNGIFAFALYDEENDAYLIGRDHIGIIPMYQGWDKWGNYYVASELKSLEGFCTKIEEFPPGHYLYSKDGEIKRWYVRDWQEYDSVKDNPASVEELSQALEDAVHRQLMSDVPYGVLLSGGLDSSITSALAKKFSSKRIEDGGEKDAWWPQLHSFVIGLEGSPDLAAARKVADHIGTVHHEINYTIQEGLDAIRDVIYHIETYDVTTVRASTPMYMLSRVIKSMGIKMVLTGEGADEIFGGYLYFHKAPNAEAFHEESVRKVSRLNMYDCLRANKSLAAWGVEGRVPFLDKEFVDVAMRFNPEAKMAKDGKMEKHCLREGFASYLPEEVAWRQKEQFSDGVGYGWIDTLKQIANEKVTDEMMENAKYRFPVNPPMNKEEYVYREIYSEHFPSDAAAACVPSEASIACSTAAALEWDASFQGNADPSGRAVNAVHSKGAKFDDIKKK; from the coding sequence ATGTGTGGAATTGTTGGAGCATTTGATTTAAAAGTTAAAGCAGAGGATCTCCGCCCTCAGGTGCTTATGATGAGTAAAAAAGTTCGTCACCGCGGACCGGATTGGTCGGGCATTTATTGTGGAGAGAAAGCTATAATTGCTCATGAACGTCTTTCAATTGTTGACCCGGAATCGGGAGGACAACCATTGTTCAGCAAAAATGGAAAACTTATTTTAGGAGTAAACGGTGAGATTTATAATCATCAGGAAATTCGCAAACGTTACGAAGGAAAATATGACTTCTTAACCAAGTCGGATTGCGAGGTAATTTTAGCCTTGTATAACGACAAAAAAGAAAAGTTCCTGGATGAGATGAATGGTATTTTTGCTTTTGCTCTTTATGATGAAGAAAATGATGCCTACTTAATTGGGCGCGATCATATCGGAATTATTCCAATGTACCAGGGATGGGACAAGTGGGGTAACTACTATGTAGCATCAGAATTGAAATCGTTGGAAGGATTTTGTACAAAAATCGAAGAATTTCCTCCTGGACATTATTTGTATAGTAAAGATGGAGAGATCAAGAGATGGTATGTTCGCGACTGGCAGGAATATGATTCAGTAAAAGATAACCCGGCAAGTGTTGAAGAATTATCGCAAGCACTTGAAGATGCGGTACATCGCCAGCTGATGTCTGATGTACCATACGGTGTATTACTTTCCGGAGGCTTAGATTCATCGATTACATCTGCGCTGGCAAAAAAATTCTCATCAAAACGTATCGAGGATGGTGGCGAAAAAGATGCGTGGTGGCCACAATTGCACTCGTTTGTAATTGGCTTGGAAGGTTCGCCCGATTTGGCTGCTGCACGTAAAGTTGCCGATCATATCGGAACTGTTCACCACGAAATTAATTATACCATACAGGAAGGTTTGGATGCCATCCGCGATGTGATTTACCACATTGAAACATATGATGTAACCACCGTTCGTGCATCAACGCCAATGTATATGTTGTCGCGTGTAATTAAGTCGATGGGTATTAAAATGGTTCTTACCGGCGAGGGTGCCGACGAAATTTTTGGTGGATATCTGTATTTCCACAAAGCACCAAATGCTGAAGCATTTCATGAAGAGAGTGTGCGTAAAGTTAGTCGTTTGAATATGTACGATTGCTTGCGCGCCAATAAATCGTTGGCGGCATGGGGAGTTGAAGGCCGTGTACCTTTCCTCGATAAAGAATTTGTAGACGTGGCAATGCGTTTTAATCCGGAAGCCAAAATGGCGAAAGACGGAAAAATGGAGAAACACTGTTTGCGTGAAGGTTTTGCCAGTTATCTGCCCGAAGAAGTGGCATGGCGCCAGAAAGAGCAGTTCTCTGACGGTGTTGGTTATGGATGGATTGACACGCTGAAACAAATTGCCAACGAAAAAGTGACTGATGAAATGATGGAAAATGCAAAATATCGTTTCCCGGTAAATCCTCCAATGAACAAAGAAGAGTATGTATACCGCGAAATTTACAGCGAACACTTCCCTTCTGATGCTGCTGCAGCATGTGTACCGTCTGAAGCATCAATTGCATGTAGTACAGCTGCTGCACTTGAATGGGACGCTTCGTTCCAGGGTAATGCCGATCCATCGGGTCGCGCGGTTAACGCAGTTCACTCGAAAGGGGCCAAATTTGACGATATAAAAAAGAAATAA
- a CDS encoding acetylxylan esterase gives MINFQRLFVSTLLSVFTIAACSAQQIQLTQSNKSGIYQKGELAVFTANLKDVKSDSITVKVRKNYSNSVEETRMSNPGGQFTVYSELFKQPSTVIVKVEADNIYAELGAVVEPDKFDAGTKRPKDFDAYWTNEKQQLQALPMKVKKEPVSNAEDGFECWDMEINCTGPKPARGYFAKPENAKEKSLPIVLYVHAAGVKGSWCLSRPDEALKYAKMGNGALAFDLNAHGMSNGQPQEYYDALEAGELKNYWQQGVESRDTYYFKGMYLRLIRTLDFLTSQPEWDGKRILVLGESQGGGQALAAAGLDQRVSAVVATVPAMSGMISHLENAIGGWPNPVSFDADQKAVLATVPYFDTAHLLKGSKATIVVEIGLVDITCPSYAIYSAVNQAAGNKIIHAVPYRGHHLDQHQYQHDWEENIYQSKIRFIKDFLK, from the coding sequence ATGATCAATTTTCAACGACTTTTTGTAAGCACATTATTGTCGGTTTTCACGATTGCAGCTTGCAGTGCACAACAAATTCAACTTACGCAAAGTAACAAATCAGGCATATATCAAAAAGGAGAGCTGGCAGTTTTTACGGCTAATCTTAAAGATGTGAAATCAGATTCGATTACCGTTAAGGTGAGAAAAAACTATAGTAATTCTGTCGAAGAAACCAGGATGTCAAATCCAGGGGGACAGTTTACTGTATATAGCGAATTGTTTAAGCAGCCTTCAACTGTGATTGTAAAAGTTGAAGCCGATAATATTTATGCAGAGTTGGGGGCCGTTGTTGAGCCCGATAAATTCGATGCAGGGACAAAACGGCCAAAGGATTTTGATGCCTACTGGACCAACGAAAAGCAACAATTGCAGGCATTGCCGATGAAGGTAAAAAAAGAACCTGTAAGTAATGCTGAAGATGGATTCGAATGTTGGGATATGGAGATAAACTGTACAGGTCCGAAACCGGCTCGTGGGTATTTTGCAAAACCCGAAAATGCAAAGGAAAAATCCTTGCCCATTGTTTTGTATGTGCATGCAGCCGGAGTAAAAGGTTCGTGGTGTTTATCGCGGCCTGATGAGGCTTTAAAATATGCCAAAATGGGGAATGGTGCTTTGGCTTTCGATTTGAACGCGCACGGCATGTCAAACGGACAGCCGCAAGAATATTACGATGCACTGGAAGCAGGTGAATTGAAAAATTACTGGCAACAGGGAGTTGAAAGCCGTGATACGTATTATTTTAAAGGTATGTATCTGCGGCTGATACGCACGCTTGACTTTTTAACAAGCCAGCCCGAGTGGGATGGAAAGCGAATTTTGGTTTTGGGCGAAAGCCAGGGTGGAGGACAGGCGTTAGCAGCGGCGGGGCTCGATCAGCGCGTTAGTGCTGTTGTAGCCACAGTGCCTGCAATGTCGGGTATGATAAGCCATCTTGAAAATGCAATTGGTGGCTGGCCAAATCCTGTTTCGTTTGATGCAGATCAGAAGGCAGTTCTTGCAACAGTTCCTTATTTCGATACGGCGCATCTTTTAAAAGGAAGTAAAGCAACCATTGTTGTCGAAATCGGTTTAGTTGATATCACTTGTCCGTCGTATGCCATTTATTCCGCCGTTAATCAGGCAGCAGGCAACAAAATTATCCATGCTGTTCCTTATCGCGGACATCATCTCGATCAGCATCAATATCAACACGATTGGGAAGAAAATATCTATCAATCTAAAATACGTTTTATAAAAGATTTCCTGAAGTAG